In Lycium barbarum isolate Lr01 chromosome 9, ASM1917538v2, whole genome shotgun sequence, the DNA window TTCGTAATTAAATAGATATAGGATTTAGTCACTTAACACTTATAaggttaattttttcttgattcgGTAAGTTGACACTTTTTAAAACGAAAAGATAAGGTTAAGTGAATGCTcattttgaaccggagggagtacttcTTAATTGTGAAGATTTAAGTTAAATGAAaagattttgtaaatattttcttACATTTTTTTAGTGTATTTGGACATTTAATAGAAGATTACTTTCTATATATGTAAAATTTACTATCAATTACtccctgtctcaatttatgtagcACTTCAGAATCAAACTATTAATTTTGATTGTGTATTTGGATAAAATAAATTaagttttttcttaaaatttacatatttgaaaaaagGAGACTATAGGTCACAATAATTGgcattcaaaatatttaaaagatctATTAAAAATTGTGGTCAAAGAAAAATTTGTTTGAATCTCAAAATACCAAAGATGCCACATAAATTAATTAGTAGGGAGAATTACTTGCAGTGGTCTTTATAATAATGATCTAATGACGTAATCTTTTTACACCATCAATGAATATAATTTGTACTCGATCTTTGTGTGAATCGTCAATAGAAACGAGCGTCCAAATATAATAGAATAGCGAACATTTACTGAAGAAAAATGGTCCAAATATACCTTGAACGATCGAAATGGCTCACTCGTGCCCGCCCTTAATACAGGAGTAGTTAGTTTAGAAATATTCTTGCAGTTACAAAACTGACTAGTATTACCTTTATTGACTTAGCAGTTAACGATTAGAAACTAATTACACTGATTTGCCCTACAATTTGCCGTGTGTCCAACACATGGCTTAATTAGATCACCCATTTTTTACCCCGCTACTCCTTTTAAAATTACACTACTGCACGTCCAAACGCACGTTCCCTTCCTGATTTTTGCATTTCCCCTTCATTTCTCTCTCCGGTCTCCACCATGATGGTTagatttgttatatcccgtgtttttgcgcacttgaaaaatttggaataatcttgtcttgtaggaaataagaccatgtttttattttatttaacacatgtgtGATACTCATGGGAATTATCGAAGCGAAAGTGCGGAataaggccaagggtaaaattgaaatttcggaaattagtttcgggaattacaaaacgagatttctaatgaattgggcttaaaaaataaaacaagagAAAATAAGGCCCAAGCCTAGtgatggccggccatggtccatgtgCCTTAAGCCCAAGCCCATAATTTAATATATCCATGTGACTAAATATAGATGTGCTCATccattagaaggttcaagaaagaaaacaaaaaaaaattggaaagccCCCTctaagaggctctcggccgaaccctttcaaaaaaaaaaaaaaaaatctagtccCTTTTGCTTGATCCTAAAATCTTgttcctcttgaattcttgttaagctcaggacgctctccgacgtgatataattggtttagcgagagagcaacgtttgcggcaagattgaagtttgaagaaaaggtaagaaatctattcttttatgttaggGACTAAGTATATATGTTGTGAGGATTGGAATTAGaagagaattatggagttgtgatgtgtgtgtgtgtgaagccgtgtgtgtgtgtgatgaagcATGGCCGTGAGCCATTGTGTGGTCAAAGGAAAGATAAATTAAATTCCGCTTAGTTTGTTAATTGTGTCGtcatggcatttatgacgtaaataaaggtttaacgagctaagttggtattgaaaatgattgtatgttattatgggaaattatgtgatttttatatgatttttatgtaattgtggaagtaagattctagatgtgaattatggttgttgttaatgaattcggaagaaaacaatgcgagttggtagtgttgttgcattcgttgaagtttcggatagaatatggaattggcggaattgtttatatccttgggtattgattggaatgttattgaaatatgtttaaatgatcttgaattggtaaatgaatatgggaatgttgatattagtttgatattgtgaagttgggatggaaattgtcgccttatgtagaaaagaggactatttatgttatagtgcgttttgtgatgattttgatgttgttggcattgttgggttgtggttgttgatatattgggccgagctaagtctcggggatgctatatgtataggggaaatgctgccgaaatttcggtagacaaatataaattaagttgaactcttagaagctataactcgcaattggtaaatgtgaccaaattgcagattttggcgaatttgaggcttgattttggagacgtttaggaggcggaaaaggtatgtaaagctatccctctTCTTCtattggcatgtcctagatgttctAGGTTTGAGTTGAGTCTCGGGGATTACTCTATTCATAGAAATTCGcgtttacttttagtactattccattcagtgaaattgaattagaaacttatgctttgttgaatagAAATGTTCAAACTTTCGTAAATATGATTGAATTACCCCTAAACTCTCATGGATGATTCCATAGGGTCAAATGTCTGGAAAATTCGTACGCCGCCTCAATTtgaaccgaggtgggcccactagtcccgagtctccttcgttcgCCCTAACTGACttaactttgtacgatatcggaaagagacttttgcttatgactttagctattaaagaataatgttttgatattaaagaataatgttttgattaatccataatattctgatttacactttgaactataaatacgattccagaaatattttgtaaaataaaTCCCGTATTGATCAGTTATTCGGACTAGTTTACCCAACGGGTTGTCATATAATTATatcaagtttcataaatgttttgatatgtaatttgcattggtttccgcactactctgctcgtgcccactattatgatatcgttcgccggttcccgggccggttttgtgatcgtgcgcactatgatattcggcagtatgctgtgttacggttcccgagacctcgccatagggccgggttccgttatggagttatgttgtgatatggcttatgatatgatgtgtgtgatgatgtgttatgttcggggttgtacggagatttgaaactttccggagtatgctgtgttgtggcgccagtgtcggagtggggaccacgttcctgagccttatgcatgatttcttttacttgcattatgtacatatgatttccgtactggttttgatatactgattcggtattccctTTCTATACCTTACTATGGTTATGGTTtgaatttctgtactccgtgctttacatactcagtacatctttcgtactgaccccctttcctcgggggctgcgtttcatgcccgcaggtacagacgttggtgatccaccactgtaggccacactttctgctactacagagtgctcccttttgattcggagcccatattttggtacatatttctgttatgtatatatttatgtatatttggctatttggggtacggcggggccctgtcccgccatatgtttccgttttggtgtgtagaggcctgtagtcatatatgtgggtcgtgggtcctatgtgtgttcgttttgtttccgatttgtgtcttaatgcggtcttgtttgttatggtggccaaaatggcccatgtgttcgcatatgtacatatgatcggcgatgtgtattccgccgccccttttgttCCGATATGATGCTTTTgatacgcgtgaccgcttaagaaaATAATTATCTTCAGAATTGTTTAATAACGATGAATTTGAAATGTGAACTAAGTTATAGTTTGACGATTGAaaatgtaagtctgtttgggtgcccaagtagggtaccagtcgcagcccacggggttggatcgtgacaagatTAGAGTTTTGGGGTTCATGAGAAGAAAAAAACATTAGTTGTGGAGTGAAAATCTCTAGATATTCCAACTAGCGTGTAAGGTTTCCTTAATTTGACACATTTAACATAACTGTTAAACAGACTAAtacataataatagtagtagtatttGTTCGGAAGATAGGTCTATGTTTTTGCATAAGCTTTATGCTGTTGTCTTACATTTTAATTTGTGCTTCTTATTCCAGTACTGTCATAACTCATAAGatagttgaaatatgacatgttATGCTAGTGCCCCACATCTTAATAAAAAATGTTGAGTTAGGAGATCACACCTTAATTTCTTCGAGGTCTAAACATACAGaatataatacatgcataagttTTAGATTGTTTTTCACAAGCCCATCAAAACTTTTATACAATATATTCTACCTTCATAGAATTAATCTAGTACTGGTTCTCAAAGACTAGTGGTACCTACTAATTAGTAACATATTAGTGTAATATCTTTGGCATTTAATTAggtttgaaatctcttcttcctCTCAGCCACCATAGAGAGAAGTCTTGAAACACCTTGAGTCCACATCTCATATTCTCTTTGGTTCTTGCATTCGAACTCAACCACACCACGTACTTCTGTCTTTAGTCCAAAATATCGACGTTTTTCTCCATCCTCAAATAAATGCCTTCCTGGCCATGCTGGTACATCCTTGTAAACTTCTAGTACTACATCTGCAAGACACAACATTTTGTCAAGTTTTTTCATTCATAGGCGTTTTGCTATAACATATCAAATTAGTAGGAcgtacttttctttttcttggtgaTAGTTTTTCCCACATGTTTGCTTTTCATCTTCAACATCACCTGTGAAATTGGGATACATCAAAAATTAGATTGATGGTAAGGACTCAATCAACTCAAAGACTATTTATACGATCAAATTCTATGTATTGACGAGTTACAATATTTGTACGATCAAAGCACTTATAAATTAAGTTTATTACAGGTCAGTCAATTTCTATAATAAACATTAGTAATTAATAACCTGGTAAAAATGAATTGCTACTAGCATGCTATTACAAATTAAACTACAACAAATGGTGTACAAAAATCATGATACTATATAAGTGTATATAACTAAGGTGATTACCTCTCCGCTTCGATGAATATAAACAGAGACAATTTTCCAATGAAGATCACCTGAAACCAACAAATAGACTGCTTAAGTAAAATTGGACAGAATTTTGTGCATTCAATTTGTAACCATGGGGACTTGTAGAAATTACCATTACGCGTTCTCTTAAGTAGCTCACGACCCCGAGCCAGCAATTCTTGATTACAAACACCCAAAAAGTTCTCTTCAATGTCAAGTCCCTCACAGTAATTACTGCTACTACTATTACTGTGAGATTGGTCACTGTTTCGACCTGTGCCTGCCCCAATTCCCTTGTCTATTGGAATTACCGCTGCTATGTTCCATACTTCCTTCAGTGCTCTTGCCTTTAATGTTGCAGCTCCTCGCaaagctggaaaaaaaaaagaagcatatTACTACCTCAACTCCCTAATATTAATTGTCTATCGAATTGAATTTGTTTCAAAATGTTTGAAATTTAAGAAAACAAGTCATTTACAAGGACTAGTACCAATCGAAGAaggatttttcttttaaatttaaaAAGATTCTCCCGCGATCGATATTAGTGTAGAACACACACTGGTCATGTCTAATAGGTACATATCTTTGAGTGATGTACTCACTCCGTTTCATATTACTAGttgtcatgttttttttttttttagaatcaaACTATATAAACTTTTaccaacatttaaaaaaaaaatatatatcaaattgACATGAGAAAAGTTGAACTTGTAGtacttttcatatatttttttaatatttaaattgTAATTGTAAAATATTGAGCGAACCTAATCAAATATAGTTTaaaaatttagtcaaattgactctgaAGAATTAAAACATGATAACTAATTTGGAACGAAGGGAGTATTTGTTCAATAGATACTAATCCTAATTTACATGGAAGTACCGAACAAGTTGAGTGTTATCAAATGTATTTGACCTTTCTCCCATCTTTAGTGTTTCAATTAATTGGTGGGATATTGATCAAGTGAGACAATGGACCAGAGGAAGTACATGAAACACTACCATTATGATATTAACTGACCATATGTTACATCATTAAAATCCATTTTTTAAATGTTGTTAGTAGTCAAATTAACTCTGCAATTGTGTCGAGTTGAAGTGTCTAAAACTgtaaattaaccaaatgatttaGTCACCTGTGGCGGCAGCAGCAGTAAGAGTTGATATATCCCCATGGGAACGCACATTAACAGCAGAACTAATCGCAGATATAAGATGATCCCTATCAGCACCCATAGCTTCAGCAGCCTCCACACACTGTGCTGCCACCAGCATTGCTGCCGATGCAACAGCCGCATCAGTCTTCGCCATTTGCTCGTCTTTCCCCATAGACGATGCAGATGCGGTGGCCGCAGCAATTGCGGCCACCGATGCAGCAACTCCAGCTACTGAAACAATAGCGTGGAGTTGCGCGTTTTGGGCCCggctttcttctttctttttctctctccttTCTTTTAACCACCTACCTACTGTCTTACCACCAGGGGTGTTGGGTGCTAAAGCAACAGCTGATCCGCTGTATCCGTTTCTTACGTTTGTGAATAATGGTTGCAGTGTGCTGTTTGCTTTCAAGTACTGCATGCACATCCCATATATATGGTGAGAAAATGAAGATTAGTGGCAGATGTAACATTAAATTAATTGAAAGCAATATTTTCAATACCAAGTATAAATTTGTGAAAATTAATGAAATCTCAAAAGATACTATTAAAATTTGATTACATAAATTCAAATGTGTATTGGTCCATATGTAAGAAGCTAGGTACACCTCTCTATCCCAAATTAACAGTCACTTTAGCTCAAAAAAAGGTGACCAAAATAATTGTCACTTTAATAATTCAAGGCTAATGAGCGCACAGTGTTTAAGATGAAACAAATCAATCTACTTTTATTAAATAGAGATAACTTAGAAAACTATAActtgtatttattattttcttaattgaCGTGAAAAGAGCCAAAACGATAATTAAAATGGAAGGAGGGAGTATTTGTACTGAATGTTTACACTAGACGAATAGATGAATGACATGTGTTTTATGCGTACAATTTTATCAGTTAACTATGCTTAACTAATGCATATGTTTACTTAATCATAATAAATTGAGTTAGTTTGGTGCAAACTCTCTAAAATCTAAATCTTGAATATGGCTGTGATGAAGGTGACAATGGCATGTAAATAACATCAAAAGGTACAACTTGATGCAGATAGGTAAAATTTAACGTTACATAAGAGAGGAAACAAGTTGATGGGAAACTAAAACAAGCAAGCCAGAATTCTGAAATTGGTGAATGCCAGTAATTTGCCAGAATTCTGAAATTGGTAAATGCCAATAATTTGCCAGAGAATGCCAGTAATTTGCCAAAATTCTGAACAGGGAAGCAATGACAAATTGATAAAGATTGACAGTGAGCATCAATTTTTTGCACTTACACACTCCACTAGTTTTTCAGAAAGTTGCTGTCCTGGTGATGGGTAACTAAAATAGTAGGACAAATTTCAGTCATCTTGAATCTTACTCGTAGTATATTCTTGTGAAAGCTAATTAATACAAACAAATTCAATTTGCCTCGTTTAGACATGACATCTTCACATGCTACATAACTACAAGGTACTCCATATGATAGGTTTTATGGATCAGGTTCTGTTATTAATTACACCAGTGTGTGCCAGTCTAAAATCAAAAGGCTTTTACCAAGTCATGGCTTGTTTTAACACGAGTATCTTATATGACTACTCATTTCCCTTGAATTTCAAGTGGGAGACGTAATTACGTAAATCCTACGGAGTTTATAACATACTAACATAGTTATTTAAAAGATGAAATTATAGGTATTGGTCATGATAAGTATAGTATTGTTTCTGTCACAATTAATGTGAAGGGAATCGGAATAAGAGGATCAAAATACTTAAAATTTGACAATGAATTCAGATAGAGATTCTccgaaaaattaaaataaaatttacgaATTTTAAAGCTACACAAAAAGTAGTAATACAAGTTAACATATCTAATGATTTACGGTGCTTTCAAAAAGCTTGAAATATTcagtcaaaaaataaaaattatttgacATTTCcatataaaatgaaacaaagaTAGTAAGTAAACATTTCcatataaaatgaaacaaagaTAGTAAGTAATACAAAAACATAAAATGGACAATTTGGTAAAAAATAATTTACACTGATTGTGTAAAGTCCTTTACATCACTaagtatataagttaaattcatTTTTAAAATTCTAGCTAGCTTCACAAGTCATACGGAAATAAGTTCCTTGGACATGGGTTGAGCGCCATTAAGTCCCTTGTCTTTCTCTATAAAAGTTTGattttactttttcatttttgttttaACTTTCTTAATCTCGTAGAAAACCAAAGTTAACttctttatctttttcttttttctatttttggcCCTTTGGGGTAGAGTTATTCCGTAAACGAAGTCAAAAGGTTGCTCTGATTAGACGGCTAAAGCATCCTTGTAATTTGTAAAGCAAGAAAAAGTTGAATATCGAAATTAACAAAAGTGCATTATGTTTTTAACTTTTCTTGTGAAGAACACTAGAAAAAGCTTTCCCTTTAGAAGTGGGTCCAATAGAATCCCATTATTTCTATAAGCTCACAATCAAATACTCAATCAGCAACCATCATCACTATTAACTAATAACCACAGTCCACATTTATCATAATTATAAACATTTAAAACGGAAAAGATATGCACTTGGGATTGCTTTAATTGACAAAATAAAGTGATCAAGATACTAAAGAAATTAACCTTAAGTTAATAATGAGAGAAATTAATTACCTTAACAACATCTTCGAACTCTTCAGAAGGAGAGACTGGAGGGCTATCAGTTTCTTCAGTCAGAGAACCATTGAGAGGTCCGCTACTATGAGATAATCTTCCTGAAGTCAATGGTGATATTTCTTGCCCATTGTGCATCTAACAATTTCCCAAAAAATATGTTAAAAATGTTAGTACTCTACTGTTCCATGAAATTCCCCTGTAATGTAAACAAACAAAAAGAAACcatccctcttttttttttttttttttgtaacacgTTTCAATTTCAAGTAAATTGGACTTATTACACGAATCTCTACTGTTCAAGTCGCTCCACTTCAAACTTATCTCAACAAAGATTATACAAACAAACCTTTCTATAACAGTCATTTTTTTAACAATACTTTCATTATAACATCAAAGTTTTTCTTGGAActaatttttcatgttatattactAAGTTTTCTATAACAATCTTTCATTAAAAATATTCAGACACACGATGCTGCTATATAGAGGGGTTTGACCGTATAAACAAGAAAATTTGACGTTTTAATGTTTTCAACTAGTGTATAAATCACTGACATGACTAAAAAAGTAAGGACCATACAAAATGTGTTAAGAGTATGCACTTACAGATTGAGACATAATGCGTTCAAGGACAAGTTGAGAAGTAGCAGAGGAAGCAAAAGAGAATGTATTTCCAGCAAGCTTATTAGCTAAATCTTCTTCCTCAGCAGAGATATTCTCAGGTATAGTAACAACAACAGTACTGCTAGTACTACTATTTGTATTGTTATTACTAGCAGAGGAATCATTTGCAATGGTAGCCTTAGGTAGAAGagatggagatgaagaagaattaGTTAAGGTTTTGCATACTTGCAAAGCAGAGGCACTCCATGATCTTGACAAGAATTCCATTGGTGCTTTTGGACTTTCTGGTAGATTTACTCCATTCACCATGTTTTTTTCTGACCATTTATGATCCATGATGTGCAAAAAACTCACAATTTTTGCTAACTTGGGCAAGTTtgtgtagtagtagtagtatagTGTTCTAGTGTGAGTGTGTGAATTGCTTTTGAAGAAGACTGCTGGGGTCTTGTTGATTTTAGCTTTGGACGTCTTTTTATACTAGGAAATTGACTTGTCGATATTGTCCTGATTTGTACACATCTGATTGAGAAATGTCTATAATAAAATTATCTTAATAATATCGTGTTAAAATACATTGATCGTTAGGTCctgttatttttttaataattttagcTTCTATCCACCGATGTAATGTTACATTGTCACGATGTTCAAAAGATAAATATAGGTAACAACTAGCCTGACTAGCTGAACTTTTAAAATCTACTTATTTTTAAGTACAAATACTTCTTTAAAAATATTGTTAGAAAGTATCAGTTTATATTTGACTAATAATTTGAAAAATACTTATGTCAGTATTAGAGTATTAATATGTGTTTCACTAAAAGTCTTTCTAGGGAAAAATATTTTTCCAGCTACTattcaaaaacattttttttgctAAAAACTTGATCAAGCATAAAATAAGCATTTTTAGCTTCTCATAAGTTTGACCAAATATGCTATATATGTAATAAGTGGAATTAGTGATCTAGAACATATGATGGACAATGGTGGAGCTAAGAATTCTAATAAGAGGATTCAAAAAAGTGCAAAAATGTTATATCTAAAAGTTAAATGGATTCAACAATTTAtgtaaatacaaaaaaaaaaaaatggttctcAAATGAAGTAAATTCAATTGATTTTTCTCAATATGTTAAATTACATTAACAGTGCGAACGTTAATAAGTGTTTTCCTGAAAGGTGGAATTGTTGAAAATGAAGGCAACTGGGCCGTAGTCAAGGAGGTCTCTTTGACTTATTGTCAGGAGTCTGCAACGtgatttcttttcttttgaaagATAATTGCACCAAATATTTGGGTGATCCCAGGCACACTGCTGCATAAAAGCTAAAGTGCAATCGTCCCACGAAAAGAAATAAGTTTATAAAACAAAGCTACTAAAGCTTTAATTAGGGCCCCACACCGCTGGTCCGCCACTAATACGGTCTATACGGTAAAAATAAAGCTAACTAGTACTCCATCCGTCCcataataaatattattttagTCAAAAATATGCATATTAGAAAattaataatgcaatgtgaagtttactaaattactcctatataataaaaataaattactttttcctcttgattagagcatgcacaagtagtaatcCTTTTGACATAGGGAATCCAACAATATCAAGTTACTATGTAACTTTTTTcgatcatcatttagatgttactttaacttgtgatttttgtctaagggtagacTTGAAAAAAATTAGTCgatttatgtcttggttttctaaggtgacacttattatgagataatttttttttattaaagtgacgcttattatgggacggagggagtactattttgCAACGCTGTCCTTGAAAAATAGATAGTATTATCCTGAAGTTTCAAAATTCACAGTGAAACTTTAGAACATTTGCTTTTTTTCACTTACAAAATTAAAAAGTGTCTATTTATGATTTTTGCCCTTTATAAAAGAGGGTTGGTTTAAATTGGTAAAACCCCTCCAAAGTAGGTTCAAAGTTATGCGAGAGATAATTGGAAAACACTCTTATCTAGGAGAAAATTAGAGGCAGTTTTAAACTTTTAAGTCAATGATTGTGGAGTGATATTTAATCTTTCAGAGTAGTGAAAGCTAGTAGTATAAACATATATTTTACATTTTAAATTCAATTATATATAGTTTCATAGGCGAAATTAGAATTTTAGATTTACAAATTTTAGAAAAAGAAAGATATTGAGCTCTTAATAAATTATTCATACGTATTAAGTGAACTTTACTAGTTCTACTAAACTTGTAAGTGGGATACTAACTCCGCCCAAGGTAGTTTAAGTGGAAAGTTGTGAATTCTAAAGAACCGGGTAGTCAAAGCTTTGGATGCTAATTTCACTGACAAAATTTTGGAAGAGAAAAAAGGAAAGGCAGGAAGTATCATCCTTTTTACTTCCACAGGAGGACACTAGAGTACAGTTGGCCCATTTTAATCCATTATGAGTGTGTTGTGcatagaagaaaatatttttttaatctttttgtttTAGCTGGTTAAActgttgtgtgtgtatatatatagaaaatacagAATATATCTTAATggtatgaaattttttgaaaaaaaatcgtGCGAGTTCAGTCCAATACAAACAATATCCGCACACCATGATAAATATAAAACTTTGGACCAATTTAGCCTAACAATAGCTATTAGAGCTAACGGTACGGCGGGACGATAATGAAAATGCTTGCGCTAAGCTTGGTTACTtttacctgtcacgacccaattcacggtcatgatggcacc includes these proteins:
- the LOC132610811 gene encoding VAN3-binding protein-like, which produces MDHKWSEKNMVNGVNLPESPKAPMEFLSRSWSASALQVCKTLTNSSSSPSLLPKATIANDSSASNNNTNSSTSSTVVVTIPENISAEEEDLANKLAGNTFSFASSATSQLVLERIMSQSMHNGQEISPLTSGRLSHSSGPLNGSLTEETDSPPVSPSEEFEDVVKYLKANSTLQPLFTNVRNGYSGSAVALAPNTPGGKTVGRWLKERREKKKEESRAQNAQLHAIVSVAGVAASVAAIAAATASASSMGKDEQMAKTDAAVASAAMLVAAQCVEAAEAMGADRDHLISAISSAVNVRSHGDISTLTAAAATALRGAATLKARALKEVWNIAAVIPIDKGIGAGTGRNSDQSHSNSSSSNYCEGLDIEENFLGVCNQELLARGRELLKRTRNGDLHWKIVSVYIHRSGEVMLKMKSKHVGKTITKKKKNVVLEVYKDVPAWPGRHLFEDGEKRRYFGLKTEVRGVVEFECKNQREYEMWTQGVSRLLSMVAERKKRFQT